The proteins below are encoded in one region of Lactuca sativa cultivar Salinas chromosome 3, Lsat_Salinas_v11, whole genome shotgun sequence:
- the LOC111877853 gene encoding STS14 protein, whose protein sequence is MNKAFLVFTVLVWRATAQAPPAAVVPPEAQGYLEAHNKARADVGVAPLKWNIQLGKATSLLVRFQRDRQNCQFANLTSGKYGGNQMWATGEVVTPQTVVDNWVSEKTYYTYANNSCAPSHRCGVYTQVVWRNSAELGCALARCSKDQSTLAICFYNPPGNVIGESPY, encoded by the coding sequence ATGAACAAAGCTTTCTTGGTCTTCACAGTACTAGTATGGCGCGCCACCGCACAAGCACCGCCGGCGGCGGTGGTGCCGCCCGAGGCTCAGGGATATCTTGAAGCTCACAACAAAGCAAGAGCCGACGTGGGTGTGGCTCCACTCAAGTGGAACATCCAGCTCGGTAAAGCCACGAGCTTACTGGTGCGATTTCAGAGAGATCGACAAAACTGCCAGTTTGCCAACTTAACGAGCGGGAAGTACGGCGGAAACCAGATGTGGGCCACCGGTGAGGTGGTGACGCCGCAGACGGTGGTCGACAACTGGGTCTCGGAGAAGACGTATTACACTTACGCCAATAATTCATGTGCACCTAGCCACCGGTGTGGGGTGTACACGCAGGTGGTGTGGCGGAACTCGGCGGAGCTGGGCTGTGCTTTGGCTAGGTGTTCTAAAGATCAGTCAACTTTAGCGATTTGCTTTTATAATCCTCCGGGGAATGTGATCGGAGAAAGCCCTTATTGA
- the LOC111877852 gene encoding uncharacterized protein LOC111877852 → MSFEECSTSSSMAEMRRMNCVHKRSKSFPDTNKFEEDSLEPSERVKLDKGRLKNSIPKPAMEIIKEIAVLEYEVSHLERYLLSLYQKAFDQKNSYSSSLRNNKTSKPPLITPRGKYVETCRVDISLQTNSWQDVNQCFKDEEQDRLLDSGVQHCHSSVTRTCPPEIFGKSLRACYSQPHSMTEYVQTNSSNIISLAEHLGTRISDHVLETPNKLSEDMVKCMSTIYCKLAESPLTNHGLSSPTSSSSSMNGFSPKHHPDMMWGPGFRTDSSSFEVQLDNPFHVQGLNEFSGPYSTMVEVRCLYKDNQKLGEITHLLQHFRSLVSRLEEVNPKKLNHEEKLAFWINIHNALVMHAILAYGIPQNNMKRVFLLLKAAYNVGGHIVSADVIQSTILGCRMSRPGQWIRLLLSSRTKLKAGDNRQAYAIDHPEPLLHFALCSGCHSDPAVRVYTPKRVCQELETAKEEFIMATFSLGKDQRILLPKILHSFGKDSGLCEAGIIEMIQVYLQDNFKKSVKKHQLSKSRKKIEWVPHDFAFRYLISKELVNSAINGA, encoded by the exons ATGAGTTTTGAAGAGTGTAGTACGAGTAGTAGTATGGCTGAAATGAGAAGAATGAACTGCGTTCACAAGCGTTCTAAAAG CTTTCCAGACACGAATAAATTTGAAGAAGATAGCCTTGAACCTTCTGAACGTGTTAAGTTG GATAAGGGACGCTTGAAGAACTCTATTCCTAAG CCGGCAATGGAGATTATTAAAGAAATTGCGGTTTTAGAGTATGAAGTGTCACATTTGGAGCGATATCTTCTCTCATTGTACCAAAAGGCTTTTGATCAAAAAAATTCATATTCATCCtcattaagaaacaataaaacaTCAAAACCACCATTGATTACACCACGAGGCAAGTATGTTGAAACTTGTAGGGTTGATATCTCATTACAAACAAACTCATGGCAAGATGTAAATCAATGTTTCAAAGATGAGGAACAAGATCGACTTTTAGATTCGGGAGTTCAACATTGCCACTCTTCGGTAACCAGAACTTGTCCACCCGAGATTTTTGGCAAATCTTTACGGGCTTGTTACTCACAACCACATTCCATGACGGAG TATGTGCAAACAAATTCTTCAAACATAATTAGTCTCGCCGAGCATTTAGGCACTCGGATTTCGGATCATGTTCTTGAAACACCAAACAAGCTTTCAGAAGACATGGTGAAGTGCATGTCGACTATATATTGCAAGCTTGCGGAATCACCTCTTACAAACCATGGCCTTTCATCTCctacatcatcttcatcatccatGAATGGTTTCTCACCAAAACACCACCCGGATATGATGTGGGGGCCAGGGTTTAGAACAGATTCAAGTTCATTTGAAGTGCAATTAGATAACCCTTTTCATGTCCAAGGGCTTAATGAGTTCAGTGGGCCATATAGTACAATGGTTGAAGTTCGATGTCTTTATAAAGATAACCAGAAACTTGGTGAAATCACACACTTGTTGCAACATTTCAG GTCGCTTGTTTCTCGATTAGAAGAGGTAAATCCTAAGAAGTTGAACCACGAAGAGAAGCTAGCTTTCTGGATTAATATACATAACGCCTTAGTGATGCAT GCTATTTTGGCTTATGGGATCCCACAAAACAATATGAAGAGAGTCTTTCTACTATTGAAG GCGGCTTATAATGTCGGTGGTCACATCGTAAGTGCAGATGTGATTCAAAGCACAATTCTAGGATGTCGAATGTCGCGTCCTGGACAG TGGATTCGTCTATTATTATCTTCGCGAACAAAACTTAAAGCAGGAGATAACCGCCAAGCGTATGCAATTGACCATCCGGAACCCCTTTTGCACTTCGCACTTTGTTCAGGATGTCATTCCGATCCCGCG GTTCGTGTTTACACTCCAAAACGAGTGTGTCAAGAACTAGAAACAGCAAAAGAAGAGTTTATCATGGCTACATTCAGTCTAGGAAAAGATCAAAGAATTCTTTTACCAAAAATCCTTCATAGCTTTGGGAAAGATTCAGGATTATGTGAAGCTGGCATCATTGAAATGATCCAAGTCtatttacaagataatttcaAGAAAAGCGTAAAGAAACATCAGCTATCAAAATCAAGAAAAAAGATCGAATGGGTTCCTCATGATTTTGCTTTTAGGTATTTAATTTCTAAGGAGCTTGTAAATTCCGCCATTAATGGAGCTTGA